In a genomic window of Actinomycetes bacterium:
- a CDS encoding pyridoxamine 5'-phosphate oxidase family protein has protein sequence MNQKNLDIYGAEPIPWSRALDQLEAGSAKTYWLATVGPDGRPHVAGVGALWIDGKFYFTSGHGTRKSRNLAENPNCVVSVALPNLDLVIEGTAAKVTDEATLQHIAERYAAQGWPARVSDGAITAEYSAPSAGPPPWNLYVVTPVAAVGVATAGPYGAMRWQFES, from the coding sequence ATGAACCAGAAGAACCTCGACATCTACGGTGCCGAGCCGATTCCTTGGTCGCGCGCGCTCGACCAGCTGGAGGCTGGCTCCGCGAAGACGTACTGGCTGGCCACGGTGGGCCCCGACGGGCGGCCGCACGTCGCAGGGGTGGGCGCGTTGTGGATCGACGGGAAGTTCTACTTCACGAGTGGCCATGGGACGCGCAAGAGCCGGAACCTGGCCGAGAACCCGAACTGCGTCGTCTCGGTGGCGCTCCCGAACCTCGACCTCGTCATCGAGGGCACGGCGGCCAAGGTGACCGACGAAGCCACGCTCCAGCACATCGCGGAGCGCTACGCGGCCCAGGGGTGGCCGGCGCGCGTGAGCGACGGCGCCATCACCGCCGAGTACAGCGCGCCGAGCGCCGGACCGCCGCCCTGGAACCTCTACGTCGTCACGCCCGTAGCGGCGGTCGGCGTTGCCACCGCCGGGCCGTACGGCGCCATGCGCTGGCAGTTCGAGAGCTGA